In a genomic window of Syntrophorhabdaceae bacterium:
- the thyX gene encoding FAD-dependent thymidylate synthase: METKLKVLLISHTPMPEMTIAAAARLCYRSGDIETLKDDRLAGQTKNFLSKIMGMGHMSPVEHVSFTFAVEGISRACSHQLVRHRIASYSQQSQRYVDKTGGFHYVVPPSIGGDKELKRRFDSFMRETQEFYDYLVRMLEEQGRTGESVREDARFVLPNAAETKIMVTMNARELLHFFTQRCCNRAQWEIRAMATEMLRLVKAVAPTLFAGAGPGCVSGPCPEGTYSCGKMKEVKKRFRSLS; encoded by the coding sequence ATGGAAACAAAGCTGAAGGTCCTGTTGATCAGCCACACCCCCATGCCGGAAATGACGATCGCCGCTGCCGCCCGCCTCTGCTACCGGTCCGGAGACATTGAGACCCTCAAGGACGACAGGTTGGCAGGTCAAACAAAGAACTTTCTCTCAAAAATCATGGGGATGGGCCATATGAGCCCCGTAGAGCATGTCTCTTTTACCTTTGCCGTCGAAGGCATCTCGAGGGCCTGCTCCCACCAACTCGTCAGACACCGCATCGCGTCATACAGCCAGCAATCGCAGAGGTATGTGGATAAAACCGGCGGTTTTCACTATGTAGTGCCCCCTTCCATAGGAGGCGACAAGGAATTGAAGCGGCGCTTCGACTCTTTTATGCGGGAGACGCAGGAGTTCTATGACTATCTCGTCCGGATGCTTGAAGAGCAAGGGCGTACAGGTGAATCGGTCCGGGAGGACGCCCGGTTCGTGCTGCCCAATGCCGCGGAAACGAAGATCATGGTCACCATGAACGCCCGGGAGCTCCTCCATTTCTTCACCCAGCGGTGCTGCAACCGTGCCCAATGGGAGATACGGGCCATGGCAACGGAGATGCTGAGGCTCGTGAAGGCGGTTGCCCCTACCCTATTCGCCGGCGCAGGTCCGGGATGTGTGAGCGGCCCCTGCCCGGAAGGCACTTACTCCTGCGGAAAAATGAAAGAGGTGAAGAAGCGGTTCAGGTCCCTGTCGTGA
- the nifS gene encoding cysteine desulfurase NifS encodes MKTVYLDNNATTRVAPEVLSEMTPYFSELYGNPSSMHSFGGQVAKKLSDARLKVAGIIGAEPDEIVFTSCGTESDNTAILSALAVNPDKRHVVTSRVEHPAVKVLCEHLREKGYNVTELDVDTDGNLDMDQYERSLTADTAVVSIMWANNETGVIFPVEKAAQAAREKGIIFHTDAVQAVGKMPINMKENAIHLLSFSGHKLHAPKGIGVLYIRRGTRFSPFMIGGHQEKGRRGGTENTPSIIGLGAACELAAQKMEDENTRVRSLRDRLEKELISRIPNLKVNGGKAPRLPNTTNISFEFIEGESILLLMDQFGICASSGSACTSGSLQPSHVLRAMGVPYTMAHGSVRFSLSTYNSEEDIMLVIEKLPAIVERLRGMSPYWAESNVCAPA; translated from the coding sequence GTGAAAACAGTCTATCTCGATAACAATGCAACTACCCGGGTTGCTCCCGAGGTCCTTTCGGAGATGACCCCCTATTTCAGCGAGCTCTACGGCAACCCTTCGTCCATGCATAGCTTTGGCGGCCAGGTGGCAAAGAAGCTGAGCGATGCCCGATTGAAAGTGGCGGGCATCATCGGCGCGGAGCCCGATGAGATCGTTTTCACGAGCTGCGGCACCGAGAGCGACAATACGGCGATTCTCTCCGCCCTTGCAGTCAATCCGGACAAACGCCACGTGGTGACGAGCCGGGTGGAGCATCCTGCTGTGAAAGTGCTGTGCGAGCATCTGAGAGAGAAGGGATATAATGTCACCGAGCTCGATGTGGACACGGACGGCAATCTTGACATGGACCAATATGAGAGGAGCCTCACTGCGGACACGGCCGTGGTCAGCATCATGTGGGCAAATAACGAGACGGGTGTAATATTCCCGGTTGAGAAGGCGGCACAGGCGGCACGGGAGAAAGGCATCATCTTTCATACCGATGCAGTCCAGGCAGTCGGTAAAATGCCTATAAACATGAAGGAAAACGCCATACACCTGCTCTCCTTTTCGGGCCATAAGCTCCATGCCCCTAAAGGTATAGGAGTACTCTATATCCGCAGGGGAACCCGTTTCTCACCTTTTATGATCGGGGGTCACCAGGAAAAGGGGAGGAGGGGAGGCACCGAGAATACCCCGAGCATCATAGGTCTCGGGGCCGCATGCGAGCTTGCGGCGCAAAAGATGGAAGACGAGAACACGAGGGTCCGGAGCCTTCGCGACAGACTCGAAAAGGAGCTTATCTCCCGCATCCCCAATCTCAAGGTGAACGGAGGCAAGGCGCCGCGCCTTCCCAACACCACCAACATCAGCTTTGAATTTATCGAGGGTGAGAGCATCCTTCTCCTCATGGACCAGTTCGGCATATGTGCATCCTCCGGCTCCGCCTGCACCTCGGGGTCTCTCCAGCCTTCCCATGTGCTGCGGGCAATGGGCGTGCCCTATACCATGGCCCACGGATCGGTCAGGTTCAGCCTGAGCACCTATAACAGCGAAGAAGATATCATGCTCGTAATCGAAAAACTCCCGGCCATTGTCGAGCGGCTGAGGGGCATGTCGCCCTATTGGGCCGAAAGCAATGTGTGCGCGCCTGCATAA
- a CDS encoding flavocytochrome c: MSEDTKKPKNLSRRDFLKTTGGVAAIAGMTVGALAGTAKESSAAAGPMPKKWDDAYDVIVVGTGFAGLAAAIEAKNARATVAVIEKMPVHGGNSIINGGDFCAPDTKLQKAAGVQDSAELMYKDMMKAGQYLNQPELAKTVAYGAKDALEWCESLGARFTKLGFHGGHSVKRANQTVNASGSEVVNKLYDKANAVGAKIETRTKMVRLIANKDGRIVGMEVKKGYKFPDENSGKTAFIKAKKAVILTSGGFSRDLPLRQLQDPRLNDRFESTNQPGATGEALLAACMAGAMDLQMDWIQLGPWTSPDEKGFGHVPLFCERLVGYGPMINPKTGKRFFKETGNRKERADAIILVGDPVIIMGDSYAVPKQVFPNALQKGMEAGAIKKFDTLEDLAKFYNMPVDVFKKEIDRWNSFVEQKKDADFDCMIFPDAKPTVTAPFYAARLWPKVHHTMGGLVIDKNAQVKGFDFKPVKGLYAAGEVTGGVHGAVRLGGVAMADCVVFGRIAGKNAAKEKAWG, from the coding sequence ATGAGCGAAGACACAAAAAAACCGAAGAACTTATCGAGACGCGATTTTCTGAAAACTACAGGTGGCGTTGCGGCAATAGCGGGTATGACGGTGGGCGCGCTGGCAGGTACCGCGAAAGAGTCTTCAGCGGCAGCAGGTCCGATGCCCAAAAAATGGGATGACGCCTATGATGTCATTGTAGTGGGCACGGGATTTGCCGGTCTCGCCGCAGCCATCGAGGCAAAGAACGCGAGGGCAACCGTGGCCGTCATTGAGAAAATGCCGGTCCACGGGGGCAATTCCATTATCAACGGCGGAGATTTCTGCGCCCCGGACACAAAATTGCAGAAGGCGGCAGGGGTCCAGGATTCCGCCGAGCTCATGTACAAGGATATGATGAAAGCAGGGCAGTACCTGAACCAACCGGAATTGGCCAAGACGGTTGCCTACGGCGCCAAAGATGCACTTGAATGGTGCGAGAGCCTTGGAGCCCGATTTACCAAACTCGGTTTCCATGGAGGACATTCGGTAAAAAGGGCCAACCAGACGGTTAATGCGTCCGGTTCGGAAGTGGTCAATAAACTTTACGATAAAGCCAATGCTGTCGGAGCCAAGATAGAGACCCGTACAAAGATGGTGCGCCTCATCGCGAACAAGGATGGCAGGATTGTGGGCATGGAAGTAAAGAAGGGTTATAAATTCCCTGATGAGAATTCAGGCAAAACAGCCTTTATCAAAGCAAAGAAGGCAGTGATCCTGACTTCCGGCGGTTTCTCGCGGGATCTACCCCTTCGCCAGTTGCAGGACCCGCGCCTCAATGACAGGTTTGAGTCCACGAACCAGCCCGGCGCAACAGGCGAGGCATTGCTGGCCGCGTGCATGGCGGGAGCCATGGACCTTCAGATGGACTGGATCCAGCTTGGTCCCTGGACGAGCCCCGACGAAAAAGGATTCGGCCATGTCCCCCTCTTTTGCGAGCGTCTCGTCGGCTACGGGCCCATGATTAATCCCAAGACAGGCAAACGCTTCTTCAAGGAAACAGGAAACAGGAAAGAGCGAGCGGACGCGATCATCCTTGTCGGTGATCCCGTTATCATTATGGGAGATTCCTATGCGGTGCCGAAACAGGTATTCCCCAATGCCCTTCAGAAAGGGATGGAGGCGGGGGCCATTAAGAAATTCGACACCCTTGAGGATCTTGCGAAATTCTATAATATGCCGGTTGATGTCTTCAAAAAAGAGATTGATCGTTGGAATTCGTTCGTGGAACAGAAGAAGGATGCCGATTTCGACTGTATGATCTTCCCCGATGCAAAACCCACGGTTACCGCACCTTTTTATGCGGCCAGGCTCTGGCCTAAGGTCCACCACACGATGGGCGGGCTGGTGATCGATAAGAATGCCCAGGTAAAGGGGTTTGACTTCAAGCCGGTAAAAGGGCTTTATGCCGCCGGTGAGGTGACGGGCGGAGTACATGGGGCCGTGCGTCTTGGCGGGGTTGCCATGGCCGACTGCGTGGTCTTCGGTCGTATTGCAGGCAAGAACGCCGCAAAGGAAAAGGCCTGGGGCTGA
- the nifU gene encoding Fe-S cluster assembly protein NifU has translation MWEYTDKVREYFLNPKNVGEIENPDGVAEVGSIACGDALKLTFKVDENKKIVDAKFKTFGCASAIASASALTEMVKGMTIEEAGKITNQDIADFLGGLPAEKMHCSVLGQEALEKAIESYRGTASPKKEGQIVCECFGVTDKEIEKAIKENHLTTVEEITNYTKAGGGCRNCHEKIQAIIDQIYAQPKPDAPPAEKPRLTNIQKIRLIEETIDKEIRPSLKHDGGDIELVDIVGNRVLVATRGACAVCQASQLTLKGFVEIKLRELVSPELVVEEVSQ, from the coding sequence ATGTGGGAATATACTGATAAAGTTCGGGAGTATTTTCTGAACCCGAAGAATGTGGGTGAGATAGAGAATCCTGACGGCGTGGCGGAAGTAGGCTCCATCGCCTGCGGAGATGCCTTGAAGCTCACTTTCAAAGTAGACGAGAATAAAAAAATCGTGGACGCCAAGTTCAAGACCTTCGGCTGCGCGAGCGCAATCGCTTCAGCGTCGGCCCTTACCGAGATGGTAAAGGGTATGACCATAGAAGAGGCGGGGAAGATCACCAACCAGGATATCGCCGATTTTCTGGGCGGGCTTCCGGCGGAGAAGATGCATTGTTCCGTCCTGGGCCAGGAAGCGCTGGAAAAGGCAATCGAGAGCTACCGCGGGACCGCCTCCCCGAAAAAAGAAGGGCAGATAGTGTGCGAATGCTTCGGCGTAACCGATAAAGAAATCGAAAAAGCCATCAAAGAGAACCATCTCACCACCGTTGAGGAGATCACTAATTATACTAAAGCCGGCGGCGGGTGCAGAAACTGTCATGAGAAGATACAGGCCATCATCGATCAGATCTATGCCCAGCCGAAACCTGACGCCCCTCCTGCGGAAAAACCCCGGCTCACCAACATACAGAAGATCCGCCTCATTGAAGAGACTATCGACAAGGAGATCCGGCCGTCGCTGAAACATGACGGCGGCGATATCGAGCTTGTGGATATCGTGGGAAACCGGGTGCTCGTGGCGACACGGGGCGCATGCGCCGTCTGTCAGGCGTCGCAGCTCACGCTCAAGGGGTTCGTGGAGATCAAGTTGCGCGAACTGGTCTCGCCCGAACTGGTCGTTGAGGAGGTGTCGCAGTGA
- the tatA gene encoding twin-arginine translocase TatA/TatE family subunit has protein sequence MFGLGAPELIIILVIVVLIFGAGKLPEIGGAVGKAIKGFKKSVHEPEEGDKPVKKEDKE, from the coding sequence ATGTTTGGACTCGGCGCGCCTGAACTTATCATCATTCTTGTAATAGTAGTTCTTATTTTCGGGGCGGGAAAGCTTCCGGAAATCGGCGGGGCGGTAGGCAAGGCTATCAAGGGGTTCAAGAAATCGGTGCACGAGCCCGAAGAAGGCGACAAACCGGTAAAAAAGGAAGATAAGGAATAA
- a CDS encoding RNA polymerase factor sigma-32 codes for MTDDMSAETPQEHSGKKESQDLPIPFDPLKTYLAEVSKYPVLSREKEFEVSRLAFENQDLDAAQRLVMANLRLVVKISLEYYNSYLNILDLIQEGNVGLLHAVKKYNPYKGTKFSTYASFWIRAYILKHIMDSWSLVKVGTTQGQRKLFYRLNKEKQKLEALGVYPEPKVLAGILEVKEEEVDCMQQRLAFTDISLEAPVHDGSDDTIMDTMKTDEDVEEIVSRKEESERLSKKVTEFKGGLNDKEKFIFDQRTLAEEPLTLQEIGEIFQISRERVRQIENKVLKKFKEQFQSQMAKMG; via the coding sequence ATGACTGACGATATGAGCGCTGAGACCCCTCAGGAACATTCCGGGAAGAAGGAGAGCCAGGACCTCCCAATCCCGTTTGATCCGTTGAAGACATACCTTGCGGAGGTATCGAAATACCCGGTCCTGTCGCGGGAAAAGGAGTTCGAAGTATCACGCCTCGCTTTTGAAAACCAGGACCTCGATGCAGCCCAGAGGCTTGTGATGGCCAATCTGCGGCTTGTGGTTAAGATATCCCTGGAATATTACAACTCCTATTTAAATATTCTGGATCTAATCCAGGAGGGAAACGTGGGACTCCTCCACGCAGTGAAAAAATATAATCCCTATAAAGGCACTAAATTTTCTACCTATGCCTCCTTCTGGATCAGGGCCTATATTCTAAAGCATATAATGGACTCATGGAGTCTTGTAAAGGTAGGGACCACACAGGGCCAGCGCAAACTTTTCTACCGGCTGAACAAGGAGAAGCAGAAGCTCGAGGCCCTGGGTGTTTATCCGGAGCCGAAAGTGCTCGCCGGCATCCTGGAAGTGAAAGAGGAAGAAGTCGACTGCATGCAGCAGCGATTGGCCTTTACGGACATCTCCCTCGAAGCGCCGGTCCATGACGGAAGCGACGACACGATCATGGATACCATGAAAACGGACGAGGACGTGGAGGAGATCGTGAGCCGCAAAGAGGAATCGGAAAGGCTCTCGAAGAAAGTCACGGAATTTAAAGGCGGTTTAAACGATAAAGAAAAATTTATTTTCGACCAGCGAACCCTTGCCGAAGAGCCCCTGACCCTTCAGGAGATCGGCGAAATATTTCAAATCTCTCGCGAGCGGGTACGGCAGATAGAAAACAAAGTGCTGAAGAAGTTTAAAGAGCAGTTCCAGTCCCAGATGGCGAAGATGGGATGA
- a CDS encoding cytochrome c3 family protein, which yields MRRGDTSLKISERYGRLLIGLSLAFILLSTMATNVMAVPKKLATAKPGDCAACHGSEKRLPQDHKATKGMSYQACLECHEKSGPMSLTGKMPGSHMHQISGITCTKCHGKVKKPEEVKMKQCVACHNTDKIAEKTAKVKPQNPHESPHYGRTLDCNLCHHQHGKSENYCNQCHKFDYKVP from the coding sequence ATGAGACGCGGCGACACCAGCCTTAAAATATCGGAGCGCTACGGCAGGCTCCTGATCGGTCTCTCTCTCGCCTTCATCCTGCTCTCGACCATGGCGACGAACGTCATGGCCGTACCCAAAAAACTCGCCACTGCGAAACCGGGCGATTGTGCGGCCTGCCACGGGAGCGAAAAGAGGCTTCCTCAGGACCATAAAGCCACAAAAGGCATGTCATACCAGGCGTGCCTCGAGTGTCACGAGAAAAGCGGGCCCATGAGCCTTACCGGTAAAATGCCGGGAAGCCACATGCACCAGATCTCAGGCATCACGTGTACGAAATGTCATGGCAAAGTCAAAAAACCTGAGGAAGTGAAAATGAAGCAGTGTGTGGCATGCCACAATACGGATAAAATCGCTGAGAAAACGGCAAAGGTAAAACCTCAGAATCCACATGAGTCTCCTCACTACGGCAGGACTCTGGACTGTAACTTGTGCCATCACCAACACGGGAAATCAGAAAACTACTGCAATCAGTGTCATAAGTTTGATTATAAAGTGCCTTGA
- the thiM gene encoding hydroxyethylthiazole kinase → MAEDSYSATTVEILREIRRRRPLIHHITNFVVMNTTANVTLAVGASPIMAHANEEMEAVSAISDALNLNIGTLTLQWVESMIVAGLAAGARGIPIILDPVGSGATPLRSSATARILKEVPVTVVRGNASEIMSLFTDGEVRIKGVDSLECVDNVRDGARRLAGRLKKVIAVTGEVDFVTDGEKSFEVHNGHPMFARVTGTGCAATAVVSCFNAVVTDPLLATAAALAYYGLAGEEAARLSQGPGSFQVALYDILYSLPEELMLERLRIKAIT, encoded by the coding sequence ATGGCTGAAGACAGCTATTCCGCCACCACGGTGGAAATATTGCGGGAGATCAGGAGACGCCGCCCCCTGATCCACCATATCACAAATTTTGTAGTCATGAATACCACCGCAAACGTGACTCTCGCCGTAGGGGCATCCCCCATTATGGCCCACGCGAATGAGGAGATGGAAGCTGTCTCCGCCATCTCCGATGCCTTAAACCTGAATATCGGCACCCTCACGCTTCAATGGGTAGAGTCCATGATCGTGGCCGGACTCGCTGCGGGCGCGAGAGGAATACCAATTATCCTCGATCCCGTGGGCTCGGGCGCAACCCCGCTCAGAAGCTCCGCCACAGCCCGGATCCTCAAAGAAGTCCCCGTAACCGTGGTGAGAGGCAATGCGTCCGAGATCATGTCCCTTTTCACGGACGGGGAAGTCAGGATTAAGGGCGTTGACTCCCTGGAATGCGTTGATAACGTGCGTGACGGCGCCCGACGGCTGGCAGGGAGATTGAAGAAAGTCATCGCCGTTACCGGAGAGGTCGATTTTGTGACCGACGGAGAAAAGTCCTTCGAGGTGCACAACGGCCATCCCATGTTCGCCCGCGTGACCGGGACGGGATGCGCTGCCACGGCGGTAGTATCCTGTTTCAACGCGGTCGTGACCGACCCTCTCCTTGCCACCGCCGCTGCCCTCGCGTATTATGGACTTGCGGGAGAGGAGGCTGCACGCCTTTCACAGGGACCGGGGAGTTTCCAGGTAGCCCTTTATGACATACTCTACAGCCTTCCGGAAGAACTTATGCTCGAGCGGCTCAGGATAAAGGCCATCACATAA
- the thiE gene encoding thiamine phosphate synthase, which produces MLKSDTDMGKRNDTNEVHGTRRKPSPHDYRLYFVTDSRLHKGYSVLEQVALALEGGVKIIQIREKEMVPGDYAALISAALMLTRQHGAYLIVNDLPAIAASTGADGIHLGQDDMAVKAARELLGQDAIIGISVKTPEEAVKGEKDGADYIAVNGVFPTSTKRDLGYCPGLEGVTRICRSTSLPVVGIGGITLHNCRSVLEAGAQGIAVVTALTMAEHIPTACRNLWERLSDERQLSGSQVRKGP; this is translated from the coding sequence ATGCTGAAAAGCGACACGGATATGGGCAAAAGGAACGACACAAACGAGGTTCACGGCACGCGGCGGAAACCTTCCCCCCACGACTACAGACTCTATTTCGTCACCGATTCCCGCTTGCATAAAGGCTATTCCGTCCTTGAACAGGTAGCCCTCGCCCTCGAAGGAGGGGTAAAGATTATCCAGATAAGGGAAAAAGAGATGGTCCCCGGCGATTACGCGGCATTGATCTCGGCGGCGCTCATGTTGACGCGGCAACACGGGGCATATCTGATCGTCAACGATCTCCCTGCAATCGCGGCGTCAACGGGCGCGGACGGGATCCATCTGGGGCAGGATGATATGGCCGTCAAAGCAGCCAGAGAATTGTTGGGGCAGGATGCGATAATCGGCATATCCGTCAAGACCCCGGAAGAGGCGGTGAAAGGCGAGAAAGACGGGGCCGACTATATCGCGGTAAACGGGGTTTTCCCCACCTCCACGAAAAGGGACCTCGGATATTGTCCCGGGCTTGAAGGGGTGACGCGGATTTGCCGGAGCACCAGTCTTCCCGTGGTCGGAATCGGAGGCATCACCCTCCACAACTGCCGCTCCGTTTTAGAGGCCGGAGCGCAGGGCATTGCGGTAGTCACCGCCCTTACCATGGCTGAGCACATCCCCACCGCGTGCAGGAACTTATGGGAACGCCTTTCGGATGAAAGGCAGTTGTCCGGGTCGCAAGTCCGGAAAGGTCCGTGA
- a CDS encoding C1 family peptidase, with product MIRRMKRRGSSVIGYCIIMLVLSLFWSGNSFAASAETGAAASPAAEWSLEAQITVSDSEAAEIGMKVATQRSINALVSKLKSKGITVEKKVIGSDEKGVAYALTASGKGTVGSFREFLYSTAKPEFNVLGGVTEMTIESPPANGEVVVVLESNPSTGYRWHVTADSGMTTTAANVYETHTRGYGVPQRQIISLAPRGAGNQTVKLLYGRSWENEPVARQIRLKVSSMSSKLDLSNPLAPQGEASVPAGAVKTEIFPKVKTALPASFDWRNQNIVPAVRNQGNCGSCWSFGTVGIMESALAKTGQATKAIDLSEQYLISCNESGWDCDGGLTAHIYHYDTAGMNQGAPGAVLESVKPYTESNGTCPTNYAKPYILDSWQFVTGSEWTIPTVDQIKSAIYTYGPITAGVCAGDGWDTYSNGVFRTNETSQCGGSTNHQIILVGWNNNNGGYWILRNSWGPNWGIAGYMNIGWGISRVGEGTSWVTTEAPTCAYSITSSSSVTLNFNGGSTVARITASGGTGCPQPTVTPTEAWLTYSNVTWRNNRGTVKITAAANTSSVERGPVTVDIGGAALSVTQRGRPCTMQALNPPRASFDANAHPGNTFAITTNPADCSWTAAVDGAAAAWLQITSGAFGAGPGTVTYDVSSNAGKARVGKINVILEQKNTKKVFTVTQRKP from the coding sequence ATGATCAGACGGATGAAGAGAAGGGGCAGTTCCGTTATCGGGTATTGCATCATTATGCTTGTTTTGTCATTGTTTTGGTCGGGTAATAGTTTTGCAGCGTCTGCAGAAACCGGTGCGGCGGCGTCTCCGGCTGCCGAGTGGTCCCTCGAGGCACAGATAACGGTCTCTGACAGTGAAGCGGCGGAGATAGGAATGAAGGTTGCCACGCAACGTTCGATAAATGCGCTCGTTTCTAAACTGAAGTCCAAGGGCATCACAGTGGAAAAAAAGGTGATCGGCAGTGATGAAAAAGGCGTCGCCTATGCGCTCACCGCATCAGGTAAGGGCACTGTCGGGAGTTTCCGCGAATTTCTTTATTCCACCGCAAAACCCGAATTTAATGTACTCGGCGGCGTGACGGAAATGACTATTGAAAGTCCCCCTGCGAATGGGGAGGTGGTGGTCGTTCTCGAATCAAACCCGTCCACCGGCTACAGATGGCATGTCACCGCGGACAGCGGCATGACCACGACGGCCGCGAATGTGTACGAGACCCACACCCGGGGTTACGGAGTACCCCAGCGGCAGATTATCAGCCTTGCTCCAAGGGGAGCCGGTAATCAAACCGTGAAACTTCTTTACGGCCGGTCGTGGGAAAATGAGCCCGTAGCGAGGCAGATCAGGCTTAAAGTTTCGTCTATGTCTTCGAAACTCGATTTGAGCAATCCTCTTGCCCCGCAGGGTGAGGCATCCGTACCAGCGGGAGCCGTAAAAACAGAAATCTTTCCGAAAGTGAAAACTGCGCTGCCCGCAAGCTTTGACTGGCGGAACCAGAACATCGTCCCGGCGGTTCGCAATCAGGGGAACTGCGGGAGCTGCTGGTCCTTTGGGACGGTAGGTATTATGGAATCGGCCCTTGCGAAAACCGGACAGGCCACCAAGGCGATCGATCTTTCCGAGCAGTACCTGATATCGTGCAACGAATCGGGTTGGGATTGTGATGGCGGACTCACGGCGCATATCTACCATTATGACACCGCCGGTATGAATCAAGGCGCTCCGGGGGCTGTCCTCGAATCGGTGAAACCCTATACCGAAAGCAACGGAACCTGCCCCACCAATTATGCCAAACCCTATATTTTGGATAGTTGGCAATTCGTTACCGGCTCCGAGTGGACCATTCCCACGGTTGACCAAATAAAGAGTGCGATCTATACCTATGGCCCGATCACCGCAGGAGTATGTGCCGGTGACGGCTGGGATACGTATAGCAACGGCGTTTTCAGGACCAATGAAACCTCGCAGTGCGGCGGTTCGACGAACCATCAAATCATCCTCGTGGGCTGGAACAATAATAACGGAGGATACTGGATCCTTCGCAATAGCTGGGGTCCGAACTGGGGAATTGCCGGTTACATGAATATAGGTTGGGGCATATCCAGGGTAGGCGAAGGCACCTCTTGGGTCACCACCGAGGCGCCGACCTGCGCCTATTCCATCACGTCCTCTTCAAGTGTAACACTCAATTTTAACGGAGGATCAACGGTGGCGAGGATAACCGCCAGTGGAGGAACTGGATGTCCCCAGCCGACGGTGACACCGACGGAAGCATGGCTCACTTATTCCAACGTCACATGGAGGAACAATAGGGGAACAGTGAAAATCACGGCTGCAGCAAACACAAGTTCTGTGGAAAGAGGACCGGTAACCGTTGATATAGGCGGAGCTGCGCTCAGCGTCACTCAGCGGGGCAGGCCCTGCACCATGCAGGCCCTGAACCCACCGAGGGCATCATTTGATGCAAACGCCCATCCGGGTAATACTTTCGCAATCACTACCAACCCTGCTGATTGCTCATGGACTGCCGCAGTAGACGGAGCGGCTGCCGCATGGCTCCAGATAACCTCCGGTGCTTTCGGAGCCGGTCCCGGCACGGTTACCTATGACGTATCATCCAATGCAGGGAAAGCCCGGGTGGGTAAGATTAACGTGATACTTGAGCAGAAGAATACGAAGAAAGTCTTTACCGTCACCCAGAGAAAACCATAG
- a CDS encoding ATP-binding cassette domain-containing protein, whose amino-acid sequence MNEIISVEDLTKTFKDVVAVDHISFAVKSGEIFAFLGPNGAGKSTTIKMLTTLLHPTTGRIRMNGFDPTLSPHKVRQTFGIVFQDPSLDEELTAFENMEYHGILYNIPRDVRRQRIGELLRIVELWDRREDFVKHFSGGMKRRLEIARGLLHHPVILFLDEPTLGLDPQTRSLIWDYIKDLNRSRGITVFFTTHYMEEAERVSQRIAIIDHGRIIVQGSPEELMAETRTPSLEDAFIALTGRDIRVEESSSPERMRVRRRFFSKRR is encoded by the coding sequence GTGAATGAGATAATCTCCGTAGAAGACCTGACAAAGACATTTAAGGATGTTGTCGCGGTCGATCACATATCTTTTGCAGTCAAGTCCGGAGAAATCTTTGCATTCCTGGGTCCCAATGGAGCAGGAAAATCGACTACCATCAAGATGCTGACAACCCTGTTGCACCCCACTACCGGCAGAATACGCATGAATGGTTTCGATCCCACCCTCTCGCCGCACAAAGTGCGGCAGACCTTCGGTATCGTGTTTCAGGACCCGAGCCTCGATGAGGAGTTGACCGCCTTCGAGAACATGGAGTATCACGGCATACTTTACAATATTCCCCGGGATGTGAGGCGTCAGAGAATAGGAGAGCTCCTTCGGATCGTGGAGTTGTGGGACCGGAGGGAAGACTTCGTCAAACATTTTTCCGGAGGCATGAAAAGGAGATTGGAGATCGCAAGGGGACTCCTCCACCACCCGGTCATCCTCTTTCTCGATGAGCCTACGCTAGGGCTCGATCCTCAAACGAGGAGCCTGATCTGGGATTATATAAAAGACCTTAACAGGTCCCGCGGGATTACCGTCTTTTTCACCACTCATTATATGGAGGAAGCGGAAAGGGTATCCCAAAGGATCGCAATTATCGACCATGGCAGAATTATCGTCCAGGGCAGTCCGGAGGAACTGATGGCAGAAACGCGGACTCCCAGTCTGGAAGACGCCTTTATTGCTCTCACGGGACGTGATATACGGGTTGAAGAGTCGAGCAGCCCCGAGCGGATGCGGGTGCGAAGGAGGTTTTTCAGCAAGCGGAGATGA